Genomic window (Mytilus edulis unplaced genomic scaffold, xbMytEdul2.2 SCAFFOLD_1467, whole genome shotgun sequence):
GAATTTCTTAAATCTCTTCTTTCTTTAATGATATAGAGGTATATGTTAAATCCCCGAATTTCCTATTTGCTAGttattctaaataaatattttttgcttaaagcacaaatatatatagattttgaCTGCTGAAACAACAACCTTTGTGTCGTAAAGCGAGGAAAAAGTATCATAACATCGTACTTATTGGGTAGATATACTCATGTTTCGTTTCAACAGATGTTTTGAAGCCGCTGTTATAACAGTATTGATACATTCATATAGGTTTTACTCGCCTGATTTGCAATTAGCTGCATTAAACTGACTGTTGCCAACAAAAAGTGGTATATTTTATTAAACCATTTATCGTTTTAGCTGATTCCTCTCCTACAACAGATCACGTGGCATTTTGTACAACCCTTACGCACACCATCCCAAACATGGGAACACACCAAACGATTGAGTATGACAAGGTCATTACAAATGTAGGACATGGGTATGATACAAGGCATGGACATTTCACGTCCCCAAAAAAGGGTATTTATCTTTTATCCGTGACAGCTCACGCAAATGGTGACGCAACACAAAAAATAGCATTGGATTTGGTCGTAAATGGAAACATTATATTTCAGCTGGTCCCTGATGGCTCAGGAGGGAATGAATCCCATATGAGCCAAGTATTTCCGATTCTATTGGAACAAGGAGATATGGTATGGGTGAGGACAAAGACGGGATGGGATGGGAAATATCTATATGGTTCAACGACATGGACGATGAACTCTTTCTCTGGTGTTTTACTATCAGCATTATGAAATCAGTTTCATCATTTAAGTTTATTCTGAAgttctgattttgttttaataaaaccaATTTCCTGAAAATTATTAACATcggaggaaaataaaaaaaaggatgcATTTTAAAAACTGGCGGACAGCCCACAATAACATCACAAATACACTTACCATAAGACATTGCACCGAATACGCAAAATGTTAGGCAAAGTGAACTCTTTAACGTTTGAAAAAACAGTCTCGTTTGTAGTGTGGCGTTAAGTATATTCGGCTTTGACAAAATAAGAACGAAAAAACACatccacacaaaaaaaaaacaaaaaaaaaaaacccactatttTGCAGgcttagttgtttttttttgttgttgtttcagTTGTctgtgattgtattttgtaatttacctcttatttcacatgtcaatgtgtcaatgtgacggagtgtttttaaaataaagcatactgtattgtattgtatgaTACCTAGGTATTCAGGGTTTGTTATGTTACATATCGTGTAGAGAACAGTGTATATTAGATTACCACATAGTTATGAAAGTGTTAGTGGCAACGAGTGAACTAAGTAATGCATATGCTTCATAGTATTCTCTTTTCAATGTCGTATAGTGTCTACCAAAAGACGTGATTTGTACTCAAATGACGCAGAAAAATATATTATGGTGTTTCCCCTGTATAAACACGTGTTGTCCGCTGGAGAACGTCTGTTATTAGGTTGTAACATAGATGATAGATGGTGTCCTGTCACCCAAAAATCCATATTTCGACCTCAGTCAGTTAGTGCATTGCATCTCATACACCAATGAACTTGAGgtgatttatgagatttgaaaatcGGTAAACCTCtgtgattaagattattacacaatgttgactgctgtacccttatttttgttacatttgtacTTATTATGGCCTATTTTTGTtaacacatcattgtcaatataatgaaatttgatgcgactgttatacaagtgagaggtttagttagttatcctactaaatccttctaatataaaccaagtgaaaaaaacaggttcctttataaaacagtctttagagctgaggacaggggactcttagttagttttacttgtatatatatatagatatgtgtgtgttcaactcagttattttattgttgttgttacttttgtttatgtcacaagtataatgttacttatatgacaagtaaagattattattattattataaaaccaggttgaagATACCATTCTCTACTtgagaaaatacctgtaccaagtcaggaatatgacagttgttatccattcgtttgatgtgtttaagctattgattttgccatttgattacggactttccgttttgaattttcctagatGTTcagtaaatttgtgattttaccttttgccTAAATTCTCCCCACCTTTGTCAAATCAAGTGAAGTGTGTTTCATGTCTTCTTTATATCTTTAATATATCCTatcgatatttgaaaaaaaataccaaactagCTTTGAAAACATTCACGTCGATTGTTTGTTACTTTTTAAATCCAAAAGAAtatacttacccttccggagcacctgagatcacccctagtttttttggtggggttcgtgttgcttattctttggttttctatgttgtgtcatgtgtgctgttgtttgtttgtctttttcatttttagccatggcgttgtcagtttgttttagatttatgagtttgactgtccctttggaatctttcgtccctcttttataatgcTTTTTAAAACAACTCATCTCTCCCCAAAACAAGTGAAACCAACAATAATGAGTAATAAATCAAAAATCCTTACTGCATAGTATATAATTAATAAAGCTCGTGTATTTGTGAACATTTCCcaatttttaaaattactttaaatcAGTATAAAATATAACCTTGTATCAAAATTAACTTTCCCAAATGACGTAAAATACCCGGAAAGCTaggaaattttaaaagaattgtgctgtcattaatattcaaaagatattttatcactttgatttgaattttaatatcaaattacCATGTTTATAACTTAAAGAGGATAATGATATTTTGTCTAGGTAACACTTATCATTATTTCATGATTTATGCAGCACGATAACATTTGCTATTAACTTGTAAATATGTTAACCATGAACAAACTTTGAATTGTActaggttttttttaacatgtttaacattagGTACTTTATGAATTGAAAGGgggatttaaatttataaataggAGATTAAAAATAGCACTGATTTCCTAGTTACCAGCATGTTTAATGTTTACACTCcctgatataacatgtataacatatataaatatagaatattcaATACCTAAATAGAAAAATATGTATGTTGCTTTTTTTCGTTTAAATGCAAAGATTTAAATTGAAAACATAATTACGACTGATgacacaaataaaaatgattagtGGGATAGCAAGAAAAAAACAATCTCGCAAATGTCtaataaagaaaggcaacagttacgtataccgctgttccaaattcataaatcgattgagaagaacaaatccgggttacaaactaaaactgagtgaaacacatcaaatataggagaagaaccacgacacaacagaaacacaacactaaaatgcaacacacaaagaaacgaaatattatatattaatgaccattttcccgacttggtacaggacattaaaaaaaatgttggttgaAAAAAGTatctcggacttcttttaaactgagttttaatgTGCGTATAATTGTGTGTTCGTTTATTCTATATTTGCTATATgtaaaggggagggttgagatctcacaaaacatgtttaatcccgacGCATTTTTCCGcagtcccaagtaaggagccgctggacttgttagtcttgtatatattttttttttaatttttattcatttgtatttttaGAGTTTAGTGTGTTGTCCATTTACACTAGCAATTCCACAGTTTAGGTGCCCGCTGAAGCCGACCTCAGAGTTCGATATTTtattcgctgtgttgaagacacattggtggacTTATGCTGTATTCTTTTCTTTGTTCTAGTTGTTGTTCTCCCCCTTACACATTTCCTGTTTCCctactcaattttatttaatataagtgAGTAAAATAGATGTAACTATTATATTCATTACATCTATAAATTGCCAATAATTATTTCAAATTGTctatgtaaaaatatttaaactgtCTTTCAGCGCAGTACACATGTGTTCGATTTAAATGATACTATCTATATAGTACTATAATATAATTTCCTAATTCATGAATGGAAAATATCTAGAGCATTCAGTTCCTGTTCCTagttacaaaatgtaaacaagaGTTATCTTCCAATTATCTAAATTGGTGACGATACAAATATAGGTTAATGGTTGCTGTTATTGttatattgtcaaaaatagaATTGATTAATGTTGTGGATACCCCGATATCCCTTTATCTTCTTCAAGTGACTTTGTTGAtcatgc
Coding sequences:
- the LOC139504655 gene encoding heavy metal-binding protein HIP-like encodes the protein MSKFLQLVFTLVITCSVVKSLSKDNILQRFAFMEEDIAKLKTEVNLLNASNAKLKEDNQRLHSELTKLQKYEPTYEDLHRNMDKNTNYAGSKMETKRLLLSSDSSPTTDHVAFCTTLTHTIPNMGTHQTIEYDKVITNVGHGYDTRHGHFTSPKKGIYLLSVTAHANGDATQKIALDLVVNGNIIFQLVPDGSGGNESHMSQVFPILLEQGDMVWVRTKTGWDGKYLYGSTTWTMNSFSGVLLSAL